A genomic segment from Saprospiraceae bacterium encodes:
- a CDS encoding iron-sulfur cluster assembly accessory protein: protein MSKNSPDTLTPLGLTSGAIQQLLRIKAEQGVPDDHGLRVGVKGGGCSGFSYILGFDLPKENDEVFDIQGIKVFMQKSHAIYLLGIEIDWVNGLNNRGFTFNNPNATDTCGCGTSFSA from the coding sequence ATGAGTAAGAATAGTCCAGACACCTTAACACCTTTGGGACTGACCAGTGGCGCCATCCAGCAACTGCTTAGGATAAAGGCGGAACAGGGCGTACCAGATGACCATGGCCTAAGAGTTGGTGTAAAGGGCGGAGGCTGCTCTGGTTTTTCCTATATCTTGGGATTTGATCTCCCAAAAGAAAATGATGAAGTTTTTGACATCCAGGGGATCAAGGTATTTATGCAAAAATCTCATGCTATTTATCTTTTAGGGATTGAAATTGATTGGGTAAATGGCCTAAACAATAGAGGATTTACTTTTAATAATCCTAATGCAACGGATACCTGTGGTTGTGGTACTTCCTTTTCTGCTTAG